The Sulfitobacter sp. S223 genome has a window encoding:
- the murC gene encoding UDP-N-acetylmuramate--L-alanine ligase: protein MNAVTKLPGDVGAIHFVGIGGIGMSGIAEVLLNHGYTVQGSDLKATPITDRLAELGATIFEGQTAENVDNAQVVVISSAIKPGNPELDAARLKGLPIVRRAEMLAELMRLKSNIAIAGTHGKTTTTTMVAALLDGGGFDPTVVNGGIIHAYGSNARKGEGEWMVVEADESDGTFNRLPATIAIVTNIDPEHMDHWGTIENLRQGFLEFTSNIPFYGVAVCCIDNAEVQALVGKITDRRVISYGFNAQADVRAVGLHYKAGVAHFDIHLQNEDIIIKDCALPMPGDHNVSNALSAVAVARHLGMKGEEIRAALASFGGVNRRFTRVGEVDGVTIIDDYGHHPVEIAAVLKAARQATEGRVIAVHQPHRYSRLSHHFDEFCACFNDCDVVGIADVYAAGEDPIEGADRDSLVAGLIQHGHRHARRVDGPEDLAKLVAEQARPGDMVVCLGAGTISSWANGLPDALRALKGAAA from the coding sequence ATGAACGCCGTAACCAAACTGCCCGGAGACGTGGGCGCCATTCATTTCGTGGGCATCGGCGGTATCGGCATGTCTGGCATTGCGGAGGTATTGTTGAACCACGGCTATACGGTTCAGGGTTCTGACCTGAAAGCCACGCCAATCACCGACCGGCTGGCAGAGCTAGGCGCGACCATATTCGAAGGCCAAACCGCCGAGAACGTCGATAATGCACAGGTTGTGGTGATTTCCTCAGCGATTAAGCCGGGCAACCCGGAGCTTGACGCGGCACGTCTCAAGGGTTTGCCAATTGTGCGCCGTGCAGAAATGCTGGCCGAGTTGATGCGCCTCAAGTCCAACATCGCCATCGCAGGCACACACGGCAAAACAACCACGACGACGATGGTCGCGGCGCTGCTGGATGGCGGCGGCTTTGATCCCACTGTGGTTAACGGCGGTATCATCCACGCCTACGGCTCGAACGCGCGTAAGGGGGAGGGCGAGTGGATGGTCGTCGAGGCCGATGAAAGCGACGGGACGTTCAACCGCCTTCCGGCTACCATTGCCATCGTCACCAACATTGACCCCGAGCATATGGATCACTGGGGCACGATCGAGAACCTGCGTCAGGGCTTTCTTGAATTTACGTCCAATATTCCATTCTACGGTGTGGCTGTCTGCTGCATCGACAACGCCGAGGTTCAGGCGCTTGTTGGCAAGATCACGGATCGCCGTGTGATTTCCTACGGGTTCAATGCACAGGCTGATGTCCGCGCGGTTGGCCTGCACTACAAGGCAGGCGTGGCCCATTTTGATATTCACCTGCAAAACGAAGACATCATCATAAAGGATTGCGCGCTGCCGATGCCGGGCGATCACAACGTCTCTAATGCGCTGTCTGCTGTAGCCGTTGCGCGGCATTTGGGGATGAAGGGTGAAGAAATCCGCGCGGCGCTGGCCAGCTTTGGTGGTGTGAACCGCCGGTTTACGCGCGTGGGCGAAGTCGACGGTGTCACGATCATTGACGATTACGGTCACCACCCTGTCGAGATTGCCGCCGTGCTGAAAGCGGCGCGTCAGGCGACCGAGGGGCGCGTGATTGCCGTCCATCAACCGCACCGCTATTCGCGCCTGAGCCATCACTTTGATGAATTCTGCGCCTGCTTTAATGACTGTGATGTCGTTGGGATCGCAGATGTTTATGCCGCTGGCGAAGACCCGATTGAGGGCGCGGACCGCGATAGTCTGGTGGCAGGATTGATCCAGCACGGTCACCGTCACGCCCGCCGCGTGGACGGGCCGGAAGATCTGGCCAAACTGGTGGCCGAACAGGCACGACCCGGTGATATGGTGGTCTGCCTTGGGGCGGGCACAATCAGCAGTTGGGCCAATGGTCTTCCCGATGCCCTGCGCGCGCTCAAAGGGGCTGCAGCGTGA
- a CDS encoding DUF2484 family protein has translation MTLIWLSIGWVFASALVATLPMRHQYFPGVVLLLAAPVLIVLAGIQFGWIFALLGLAAFVSMFRNPLRYIVARLRGEHPEIPE, from the coding sequence GTGACGCTGATCTGGCTGTCCATAGGCTGGGTTTTCGCCTCCGCACTTGTCGCGACGCTGCCGATGCGTCACCAGTATTTTCCCGGTGTGGTCCTGTTACTGGCGGCCCCCGTGCTGATCGTACTCGCCGGGATCCAGTTTGGCTGGATCTTTGCGTTGTTGGGCCTTGCGGCGTTTGTATCCATGTTCCGTAATCCGCTCCGCTATATCGTGGCGCGGCTGCGCGGAGAGCATCCGGAGATTCCAGAATGA
- a CDS encoding DUF2484 family protein, which yields MSLSLTLACLWAVVANILAMTPSKDYHWRNAYILIAVGIPIVGYVVMQHGPWIGLLVLAGGCSVLRWPVIYLGRWVGRRVRTTPAE from the coding sequence ATCAGCCTCTCACTCACTCTCGCATGCCTTTGGGCCGTGGTTGCCAATATATTGGCCATGACACCGAGCAAGGATTATCATTGGCGCAACGCCTATATCCTGATTGCGGTCGGAATTCCGATTGTCGGCTATGTGGTGATGCAGCACGGGCCATGGATCGGGTTACTGGTGCTTGCCGGTGGGTGTTCCGTCTTGCGCTGGCCTGTGATTTATTTGGGCCGCTGGGTGGGTCGCCGCGTTCGCACCACCCCTGCGGAGTGA
- the murB gene encoding UDP-N-acetylmuramate dehydrogenase, whose amino-acid sequence MSGMPTPRGKLTPKRPLSELTWLRVGGPADYLFQPADLEDLQSFLRELPTDREVFPMGVGSNLIVRDGGLRAAVIRLGRGFNGIEIDGGQVTAGAAALDAHVARKAADAGLDLTFLRTIPGSIGGAVRMNAGCYGSYTADYFVEAQAVTRAGELVTLTADDLKFQYRQSELPQGAVLVSATFAPPAGDPEQLHARMIDQLAKRDASQPTKDRSAGSTFRNPAGFSSTGLADDVHDLKAWKVIQDAGMKGAILGGAQMSPKHANFLINTGEATAADLEGLGEEVRKKVYDSSGITLQWEIMRIGEK is encoded by the coding sequence ATGAGCGGCATGCCGACCCCGCGGGGGAAATTGACCCCGAAACGCCCCCTGTCCGAGCTGACATGGCTGCGCGTTGGCGGACCTGCCGACTATCTGTTCCAGCCTGCTGATCTGGAGGATTTGCAAAGCTTCCTGCGGGAACTTCCAACTGATCGCGAAGTGTTTCCGATGGGCGTTGGTTCCAACCTCATCGTGCGCGACGGCGGATTAAGGGCCGCGGTAATCCGGCTTGGGCGTGGTTTTAACGGAATTGAAATTGACGGTGGTCAGGTCACCGCAGGTGCCGCCGCGCTGGATGCACATGTGGCGCGCAAGGCGGCGGATGCGGGGCTGGACCTGACATTCTTGCGAACCATTCCAGGTAGTATTGGCGGCGCGGTGCGTATGAATGCCGGCTGCTACGGTAGCTACACTGCTGACTATTTTGTCGAAGCGCAGGCCGTGACGCGGGCAGGGGAGCTTGTGACGCTGACGGCTGATGATCTGAAATTCCAATACCGTCAGAGTGAACTACCGCAAGGCGCGGTGCTTGTTAGCGCGACTTTCGCGCCGCCTGCTGGTGATCCGGAACAGCTTCATGCCCGTATGATTGACCAGCTTGCCAAACGGGATGCATCCCAGCCTACGAAAGATCGCAGTGCTGGTTCCACCTTCCGCAATCCGGCTGGCTTCAGCTCTACCGGACTGGCGGATGACGTGCATGACCTGAAGGCGTGGAAGGTTATTCAGGATGCGGGGATGAAGGGTGCGATCCTTGGTGGTGCGCAAATGTCCCCCAAGCATGCGAATTTCCTGATCAACACAGGCGAAGCCACTGCCGCTGATCTCGAAGGTTTAGGCGAGGAAGTGCGAAAAAAGGTTTACGATTCCAGCGGTATCACGTTACAGTGGGAAATTATGCGAATAGGCGAAAAATAA
- a CDS encoding D-alanine--D-alanine ligase, which translates to MGGPSAEREVSLSTGRACAAALREYGYNDVIEVDAGPDLCAVLTSMKPDVVFNCLHGRWGEDGCVQGILEWLKIPYTHSGVLASAVAMDKQRSKDIFRAADLPVVPSMIVPAQRVRECHVMTAPYVVKPNNEGSSVGVYLVSDENSGPPQLGPEMPEMVMVEAFAPGRELTTTVLGDRALTVTDIITTGWYDYDAKYKEGGSHHVVPADIPKEIFDLCLDYALRAHNALGCRGVSRTDFRWDEARGVAGLILLETNTQPGMTGTSLTPEQAQATGMSFPELCNWIVEDASCGR; encoded by the coding sequence ATGGGTGGACCCTCGGCCGAGCGCGAGGTCTCGCTCAGCACGGGGCGCGCATGCGCAGCCGCACTGCGGGAATACGGATACAATGACGTGATCGAGGTCGATGCAGGCCCCGATCTTTGTGCCGTTTTGACAAGTATGAAACCGGACGTGGTGTTCAATTGCCTGCATGGTCGCTGGGGCGAGGACGGCTGCGTTCAGGGCATACTTGAGTGGCTGAAAATTCCTTATACGCATTCCGGTGTTCTGGCGTCTGCTGTCGCAATGGATAAGCAGCGTAGCAAAGACATTTTTCGGGCAGCTGACCTTCCCGTCGTGCCCAGCATGATCGTGCCAGCCCAGCGGGTGCGTGAATGTCATGTCATGACCGCCCCTTATGTGGTCAAGCCGAATAACGAAGGCTCTTCCGTCGGAGTTTATCTGGTTTCCGATGAAAACAGCGGCCCACCACAGTTGGGTCCGGAAATGCCCGAAATGGTCATGGTTGAGGCCTTCGCACCTGGCCGCGAGCTGACGACGACAGTACTGGGCGATCGCGCGCTGACAGTGACCGACATCATCACCACTGGCTGGTATGACTATGACGCCAAGTACAAAGAAGGCGGATCACACCACGTTGTGCCTGCTGACATCCCGAAAGAGATTTTCGACCTGTGTCTTGATTACGCCCTGCGCGCGCACAACGCATTAGGCTGCCGTGGTGTTAGCCGTACCGATTTTCGCTGGGATGAGGCGCGCGGCGTGGCCGGATTGATCTTGCTTGAGACGAACACACAACCGGGCATGACCGGTACATCGCTGACGCCCGAACAGGCGCAAGCCACGGGAATGAGCTTTCCAGAGCTTTGTAACTGGATTGTGGAGGACGCATCATGCGGTCGTTGA
- a CDS encoding cell division protein FtsQ/DivIB, translating to MRSLIRKKPIAGRPDPAPSRWSWRMQRLMLTPGIRLALRAGVPFCITLALGTWYLSDEARRGAIETAVAEARASIETRPEFMVNLMAVDGAKDELASYIRETLPLDFPVSSFDLDLDAMRAKVTEISAVKTASVRIRPGGVLQIDIEPRKAVALWRNEDGLALVDENGIYVAAATSRYARPDLPLIAGEGADKYVAEALELIQAAAPLGERLRGLVRMGERRWDVVLDRDQRILLPSEEPQRALERVLALESAQDILTRDVARVDMRLARRPTVQMTNEAAEERSAQQAAFRANKQ from the coding sequence ATGCGGTCGTTGATCCGCAAGAAACCGATTGCTGGCAGACCCGATCCTGCGCCGTCGCGTTGGTCGTGGCGGATGCAGCGGCTGATGCTGACGCCGGGTATCCGGCTTGCGCTGCGCGCTGGGGTGCCGTTTTGCATCACGCTGGCGTTAGGGACATGGTATCTGTCAGACGAAGCGCGCCGTGGCGCGATCGAAACGGCCGTGGCCGAGGCCCGTGCCAGTATCGAAACCCGTCCTGAATTTATGGTTAATCTTATGGCTGTCGATGGGGCGAAGGATGAGCTGGCCAGCTACATCCGTGAAACCCTGCCGCTGGATTTTCCGGTCTCAAGTTTTGATCTCGACCTTGACGCCATGCGCGCCAAAGTTACTGAAATCTCGGCTGTCAAAACAGCATCCGTGCGGATCCGTCCGGGTGGTGTTCTGCAAATCGATATTGAGCCGCGCAAGGCTGTTGCTTTATGGCGCAACGAAGATGGCCTCGCGCTGGTGGATGAGAATGGCATCTACGTTGCTGCCGCAACCAGCCGCTATGCGCGTCCTGATCTGCCGTTGATCGCGGGTGAGGGGGCAGACAAATATGTGGCCGAGGCACTGGAACTGATACAGGCCGCGGCCCCGTTGGGGGAACGGCTGCGCGGATTGGTGCGTATGGGAGAGCGGCGCTGGGACGTTGTTCTGGACCGTGACCAACGCATTTTGCTGCCATCCGAAGAACCCCAGCGCGCGCTGGAGCGTGTGCTGGCTTTGGAGAGCGCCCAAGATATTCTGACCCGCGATGTAGCGCGGGTAGACATGCGGCTGGCACGCCGACCAACAGTGCAAATGACAAATGAGGCCGCCGAAGAGAGGTCGGCCCAACAGGCAGCGTTTAGGGCAAACAAACAATGA
- the ftsA gene encoding cell division protein FtsA, with the protein MNDLYNSQRTMRQMRKIAMQRGVVAILDVGSSKIAALVLRFDGSARLDDEGEIGSLAGQSGFRVIGAATTRSRGVRFGEIAAMGETERAIRTALQAAQKMAGIRVDHVIACFAGGEPRSYGLDAMVTLEDQVVTEDDVARVLSSCDVPEYGEGREVLHAQPVNFALDHRSGLIDPRGQLGNELSVDMHMLTVDAAAIQHLAYCIKRCDLELAGIASSAYVSGIAALVEDEQELGAACIDLGGGATGVSIFIKKHMIYSDSIRMGGDHVTSDISMGLQVPTANAERIKTFYGGVQATGMDDREMIEIGGETGDYEHDRRTASRAELIGIMRPRVEEILEEVRARLDAAGFDHLPSQQIVLTGGGSQIPGLDGLASKILGQQVRLGRPLRVHGLPQAATGPGFSSAVGLALFAAHPQDEWWDFDIPADRYPARSLKRAVKWFKDNW; encoded by the coding sequence ATGAATGATCTATATAACAGCCAGCGCACCATGCGGCAGATGCGCAAGATCGCGATGCAGCGCGGTGTGGTTGCTATTCTGGACGTAGGCAGCTCCAAGATCGCGGCACTTGTGCTGCGCTTTGACGGTTCAGCCCGCCTGGATGACGAGGGTGAGATTGGATCGCTGGCAGGGCAGTCCGGCTTTCGCGTGATCGGCGCGGCGACAACGCGTTCGCGCGGTGTGCGCTTTGGTGAAATCGCAGCGATGGGCGAAACCGAACGCGCCATTCGCACAGCGCTGCAAGCGGCGCAAAAGATGGCAGGCATTCGTGTCGATCACGTAATCGCTTGTTTCGCTGGGGGCGAGCCGCGCAGCTATGGTCTGGATGCGATGGTCACGCTTGAAGATCAGGTGGTCACCGAAGACGACGTGGCCCGTGTACTCAGCAGCTGCGATGTGCCGGAATACGGTGAAGGCCGTGAAGTGTTGCATGCTCAACCGGTGAACTTTGCCCTTGATCACCGCAGCGGGTTGATTGATCCGCGTGGCCAGCTCGGCAACGAGCTAAGTGTTGATATGCACATGCTGACTGTGGATGCCGCAGCCATTCAACATCTGGCCTATTGCATCAAACGGTGCGATCTGGAACTCGCAGGGATTGCGTCCTCCGCCTATGTCTCTGGTATTGCCGCATTGGTGGAAGACGAACAGGAGCTGGGTGCTGCCTGTATTGATCTGGGCGGCGGAGCGACTGGTGTGTCGATTTTCATCAAGAAACACATGATCTACTCTGACAGCATTCGCATGGGCGGGGATCACGTCACCTCTGATATTTCGATGGGACTGCAGGTTCCAACAGCCAACGCCGAGCGGATCAAGACGTTCTATGGCGGCGTGCAGGCCACCGGCATGGATGACCGCGAAATGATCGAAATCGGCGGAGAGACCGGCGATTACGAACATGACCGCCGTACAGCCAGCCGTGCCGAGTTGATTGGCATCATGCGCCCGCGCGTTGAGGAAATTCTGGAAGAGGTCCGCGCGCGTCTGGACGCCGCCGGTTTTGACCATCTTCCCAGCCAACAGATTGTATTGACGGGTGGCGGCAGCCAAATTCCGGGCCTGGATGGATTGGCGAGCAAGATTTTGGGACAGCAGGTGCGCCTTGGCCGTCCTTTGCGTGTTCATGGCCTACCGCAAGCCGCTACTGGCCCGGGGTTCTCTTCGGCTGTCGGTTTGGCGCTGTTTGCCGCGCATCCGCAGGACGAATGGTGGGACTTTGACATCCCCGCTGACCGCTATCCTGCACGATCGCTCAAGCGCGCGGTCAAGTGGTTCAAAGACAACTGGTAA
- the ftsZ gene encoding cell division protein FtsZ: MTLNLSMPGQDDLKPRITVFGVGGAGGNAVNNMIEKELDGVDFVVANTDAQALQQAKSTSRVQLGIKVTEGLGAGARATVGAAAAEESIEQIVDHLAGAHMCFITAGMGGGTGTGAAPIIAQAARELGVLTVGVVTKPFQFEGAKRMRQAEDGVEALQKVVDTLIIIPNQNLFRLANEKTTFTEAFSMADDVLYQGVKGVTDLMVRPGLINLDFADVRAVMDEMGKAMMGTGEAEGEDRAIQAAEKAIANPLLDEISLRGAKGVLINITGGHDLTLFELDEAANRIREEVDPEANIIVGSTLDETMGGMMRVSVVATGIDALDVNTDMPVPRRSMSKPLKQEAIEEAVEEPTPAPVAASVAVVAEEHDEEPRAPSFFDEAPREAARTESRDLFEGRRNEYAEERADDMPPPAYTPEPAAYEQQHDHLEAEPEAFIAPRAPTPGTPSPEAMARLRAAAQRATPAAQQPRAAAAPEPQAAPAPTAAAGERPRFGINSLINRMTGAQEGEGQPRAAAPAQQPPRQQPPVQRQQAAAAPQPRQEAAPDQERIEIPAFLRRQAN, encoded by the coding sequence ATGACTTTGAACCTTTCGATGCCGGGACAGGACGACCTCAAGCCACGCATCACCGTTTTTGGTGTAGGCGGGGCAGGCGGCAACGCCGTGAATAACATGATCGAGAAAGAGCTCGATGGTGTTGATTTCGTTGTTGCCAACACGGATGCGCAGGCGCTCCAACAGGCCAAGTCAACGAGCCGGGTTCAGTTGGGCATCAAGGTTACCGAAGGTTTGGGCGCGGGCGCCCGCGCAACTGTTGGTGCTGCCGCTGCCGAAGAGAGCATTGAGCAGATTGTGGATCACCTTGCCGGTGCGCACATGTGCTTTATCACCGCTGGTATGGGCGGTGGTACAGGGACAGGCGCCGCGCCGATCATCGCGCAGGCCGCGCGTGAACTGGGCGTTCTGACCGTTGGTGTTGTGACCAAGCCTTTCCAGTTTGAAGGCGCAAAGCGGATGCGTCAGGCCGAAGACGGTGTGGAAGCACTGCAAAAAGTCGTCGACACGCTGATCATCATTCCCAACCAGAACCTTTTCCGTCTGGCGAATGAAAAAACCACCTTCACCGAAGCTTTCTCGATGGCTGACGATGTTCTGTATCAGGGTGTCAAAGGCGTCACCGATCTGATGGTTCGCCCCGGCCTTATCAACCTCGACTTTGCGGACGTGCGCGCCGTGATGGACGAGATGGGCAAGGCCATGATGGGTACGGGTGAGGCCGAAGGCGAAGATCGCGCCATTCAAGCTGCTGAAAAAGCCATTGCTAACCCGCTATTGGACGAAATCTCGCTGCGCGGTGCCAAGGGTGTTCTGATCAACATTACAGGCGGCCACGACCTGACCTTGTTCGAACTGGACGAAGCAGCGAACCGCATTCGTGAAGAAGTTGACCCAGAGGCGAACATCATTGTCGGTTCCACATTGGATGAGACAATGGGTGGCATGATGCGCGTGAGCGTTGTTGCGACAGGTATCGATGCGCTGGATGTGAACACGGATATGCCCGTGCCGCGCCGCTCGATGTCCAAGCCGCTCAAGCAAGAAGCGATTGAAGAAGCTGTAGAAGAGCCGACACCTGCACCAGTTGCAGCAAGCGTCGCTGTTGTTGCAGAAGAGCATGACGAAGAGCCTCGGGCGCCAAGCTTCTTTGACGAAGCGCCACGTGAAGCTGCCCGTACCGAGAGCCGCGATCTGTTTGAAGGTCGCCGCAACGAGTATGCTGAAGAGCGCGCCGATGACATGCCGCCTCCGGCCTATACGCCTGAGCCTGCCGCGTATGAGCAGCAGCACGATCATCTGGAAGCAGAGCCAGAAGCGTTTATCGCGCCGCGTGCTCCGACACCGGGTACGCCGTCACCAGAAGCGATGGCGCGCCTGCGCGCAGCCGCACAACGTGCGACACCAGCGGCACAGCAACCACGTGCTGCCGCCGCACCAGAACCGCAAGCCGCGCCAGCACCGACAGCAGCGGCAGGTGAGCGTCCTCGTTTCGGGATCAACTCGCTCATCAACCGTATGACCGGCGCGCAAGAGGGCGAGGGCCAGCCGCGCGCTGCAGCTCCCGCACAGCAGCCGCCACGCCAGCAGCCACCGGTCCAGCGTCAGCAGGCTGCTGCTGCTCCGCAGCCCCGTCAGGAAGCTGCACCAGACCAAGAACGCATCGAAATTCCAGCGTTTTTGCGTCGTCAGGCAAACTAA
- the lpxC gene encoding UDP-3-O-acyl-N-acetylglucosamine deacetylase translates to MQNTVKTAISFTGKGLHSGKPATATIVPAAPNYGIWFKRTDVDLGDRMVPARWDAVNRSPLCTKLENKSGLQVSTVEHLMAALAGCGIHNALIELDGPEVPILDGSAAPFVRGIMAHGVLMQSAPVMAFEVLKEVTVRDGDAVATIAPSDTLRIDFEIDFADAAIGHQQKSLVMNNGSFARELCDSRTFCRQADVDAMQANGLALGGMPGENAVVFDGDAVLSPGGLRHADEPVRHKMLDALGDLALAGAPLLGHYTGVRAGHSLTNTLLRALFDTPGAVRLVQCNGAMAARLPGHGLVWNEIPAVA, encoded by the coding sequence GTGCAAAACACCGTAAAAACAGCGATCAGCTTTACAGGTAAAGGCCTGCATTCAGGCAAACCTGCGACAGCGACAATTGTTCCGGCTGCTCCGAACTATGGTATCTGGTTCAAGCGGACAGACGTCGATCTTGGTGACCGGATGGTTCCGGCGCGCTGGGATGCGGTGAACCGTTCACCCCTTTGCACCAAGCTGGAAAACAAAAGCGGCCTTCAGGTTTCCACTGTTGAGCACCTTATGGCTGCGCTTGCCGGTTGTGGCATCCATAACGCATTGATTGAGCTTGATGGCCCGGAAGTGCCGATCCTTGACGGATCTGCTGCCCCTTTCGTGCGTGGCATCATGGCGCACGGCGTGCTGATGCAATCTGCCCCGGTCATGGCTTTCGAAGTGTTGAAAGAAGTCACCGTGCGTGACGGCGACGCGGTTGCGACCATCGCGCCCTCCGACACGCTTCGCATTGATTTCGAGATCGATTTTGCTGATGCGGCGATTGGTCACCAGCAAAAATCATTGGTGATGAACAATGGTTCATTCGCACGTGAGCTGTGTGACAGTCGTACCTTCTGCCGTCAGGCGGATGTAGACGCCATGCAGGCCAACGGCCTTGCGCTTGGTGGTATGCCGGGTGAAAATGCGGTTGTTTTTGATGGTGACGCGGTTCTGAGCCCAGGTGGCCTACGCCACGCGGATGAACCCGTGCGTCACAAGATGCTGGATGCTTTGGGTGATCTTGCGCTGGCGGGTGCCCCTCTGCTGGGCCACTATACGGGCGTCCGTGCAGGCCACTCCTTGACCAACACACTGCTGCGCGCCTTGTTCGACACACCTGGCGCAGTGCGTCTGGTGCAGTGTAACGGCGCAATGGCTGCGCGCTTGCCCGGTCACGGCCTTGTCTGGAATGAAATTCCGGCTGTTGCCTGA